Below is a genomic region from Balaenoptera acutorostrata chromosome 9, mBalAcu1.1, whole genome shotgun sequence.
gatcccacatgccgcggagcaactaagcccgtgcaccacaactactgagcctgtgctctagagcccctgtgccacaactactgagcctgtgcacctagagcccgtgctctgcagcaagacaagctactgcaatgagaagcccgcgcactgcaacgaagagtagcccccactcgccgcaactagagaaagcctgcacgcagccaaagaagacccaacacagccaaagaagacccaacgcagccaaacaattaaaaaaaaaaaaaaaggacatgagaAACAGCCTTTCATAGTTAAGCCTATCCTATTTTTAATGTGTAAATCTATACATTATCCCATTTGATCACACTACTTACTGAAACTTGATTAATGACAAgatcatttccttaattttaagaAATGGGATTAGGTCTCTCTGAGACACGGGGGGAAGCTGGACAGTTGAGGAGAAAGAATAAcacttaaggggcttccctggtggcgcagtggttgagaatctgcctgccaatacaggggacacaggtttgagccctggtctgggaagatcccacatgccgtggagcaactgggcccgtgagccacaactactgagcctgtgtgtctggagcctgtgctccgcaacaagagaggccgtgatagtgagaggcccacgcaccgcgatgaagagtggcccccgctcgccgcaactagagaaagccctcgcacagaaacgaagacccaacacagacaaaaataaataatgaataaataaattaaaaaaaaaaaagaataacacttAACAGTTTCTTGTCTTGTTGCCACTGGTCAATTATACATTCTCTCATTTGATCCTGCTACTACTTACCATGTTCCAGATAGTGTGCTAAAGAATTTCATGTATCATCTTATTTAGCCATAATTAAAACCCTATGAGGTTGCTGATAGTATTCCCATCATACAGATGAGGCAACAAGCCCAAAGTTTTACTGCTAGCAAGTGGTGGAAGCAGGACTCAACACTATGTGTACCTGTCTCCAAGGAAGTTGCTGTTACTCTTAAAAATAGAGGGTGGTGCCTTCAGAACTGTTAGTTGTAAATCCTcagtgaaaaaaggaaaggaagataaCTCTTTAGGTAAATACACTAGAAGAAGCTGAGTGGAATACGAAGCTCTTCCTAACCTGGGGTGCTTTGAGGTCTATTTTGAAAGTGGGAATGAACACTGCAAACTGCGCTGATTTGGCATTTCCCATTAGCATTCCTATTGGACAGAAGATCTCTGGTTCCAGAGACTTTGCTAGAATAGGGGTTTTCAAAACTTGTTTTAGCCTTAGAACCCTTTCTTCAAATGGATCTTAGACGCTAAGTCATTCAAGTtgaagagaggaagggggagtgggggtgTGCATCAGCTGAGGGCTAGGGGCTCCATCTCTACTCCTGCTGCCGCTTCAACATGATTAGTGCCTACCCAGAAAATCACAGATGGTATAAAGCAGCAATTTTATTTTGGACaataacataaatttttaaatgtgcctATCTTTTTGACCCCAATTTTTACATGTGCATAAGCAATTTATTATATAGAAATACTAGCATGAGGGCATAAAGGGGTATGTGTATATTtactcacacatatatatggctattctgtccaatattttttttttataaacttatttattttatttttggctgcattgggtcttcgttgctgcacgtgggctttctctagttgtggcgagcaggggcttctcttgttgcggagcacgggctctaggcacatgggcttcagtagttgtagcatgggctttagagtgcaggctcagtagttgtggcacacaggctttgttgctctgcggcatgtgggatcttcccggaccagggctcgaacccgtgtcctccgcattggcaggtggattcttaaccactggcgccaccagggaagcccgcaatattgtttttaataaaaacaattggGAGCAGAATGTCTCTTAATAGAGgtttggataaataaattatggtattttcatacaatggaatagtatgttttctagtaaaaaaaaaaagtctgtatatGTATTCACGTGGAAAGATAATCAAGACGTGGTTAAATTTTTAGACGTTGTACTCTGTACAGTATCatttaattactattttaaaaatctgcaatgTTCACATATAGAAGGAAAAGCCTAGAAAGATATATACTACTAATAGTAAATacatatggggagggagaaggcttTCACTTTTACTATATTGCTTTTGAATTATATGAACAATTTAGGatgaaaatatattacttttttatacaaagaaaaaagtactACTCGACTAGGGCATTCTTTCTAACTCCTTGGGGCTCTGTAAATTGGTAAGGTCACATGGTACTTGAGGAACTCAGTATGTGACAAATAATCTAATTTTGGGTAGTATCCCTGCTCTGTCAGTTGGATTCAAGATAGGAGGTAGTTTTTGCCCCTTTGCTTGCTGTGGTTTTTCATGGTCTATATCTATTTTGGTGATCTTTatctaaaaattttcatttttttcattgtggaATACCCAGTGTATCTTTGCATCGTTTTGTACTTGTGTTTATCTTTGACATCCATATGCTTTTTCCTATTAGGAGGATGCAGAGTTGCCTGTTAAACTTATATCCTAAATTTATTGCCTATTAAACTTACATTTTCCAAGTACTCCAGGGAACCAAACAATAAAGGAGATCTGTTACagctcctcctttttttcttctgtgcccCATGGCTCCCTTAGGAGGTAGGAGCTAATAAGTCCAAAAATCAAATGACAGTAATTCCTTTCTCTGACAAACACAGCCTTACCTGCAAGGTAACGAATTGTCTCAAGCTTGTTAGACTCCATTAGGGTTTTTAAGGAGGCAATTTCAGTGTCAATTTTGTTACCGGTCTCTGAAATAATacctctggttttggtatcctgTAGTAATTAAGAATAAGACAATTAAATTTTGTCCCTGTGTATCATGGAGAAAAATGTTTACTTTAGAAATCCTCACTTATGGGCTAATTTTGTGTAACAAAAGTTTTAAGTGGGGAAACACAGTAAAAAAGCACAgtgatattaaaaagaaaaaataacactaCATGAATATTACAAATTGACAAAAAGTATTCCTGCTACTTTGATATTTGGAGACTATTTCTTAGGATTATCACATTCTGGGCACATTCTACTAAAAACCTCACAGGaagatacaggcatacctcattttattgtgctttgaagATGCTGCatgctttttttaaacaaattgaagctttgtggcaaccctgagtcAAACAAGTGTATCGGCGCCATTCTTCCAtgagcatttgctcacttcatgtctctgtgtcacattttggttcttgcaatacttcaaactttttcattattactgtattatggtgatctgtgatcagtgatctctgaCGTTACTATTGCAAAAGATTACCACGCACTGACAGCTCAGAAGATGGTTAGCATCTTGTAgcagttcttatttttaaattaaggtatggaTATTGTTTATTTAGATATagtgctactgcacacttaataaactacagtatattgtaaacataacttttatatgcactgggaaaccaaaaaatttgtgtgactcactttatttcagtatttgctttattgctgTTGTCTGGAAATGGACCTGCAAtacctctgaggtatgcctgtatttgaGACCTAAATATATGAGGATAAGCTAAGAAGGAAAAATGTTAGTCACAGAACTATCACCTTATGTGTATAAAGTCCTTAGGATATCATggttaaaactttaaatattgttTTGCAAAAGGAAAAACCAACTGGGTTTATAATATGAACTGGCACCAATATTAAAGGAGATGGCAGAAATGCTTGTTGGGTAACACTGAATGCTATGTGCATAGGGACTAAGGggtagaaagagaaataagatgaTATTTAGAGCTCAGAAATTAGCTGGGAGAGAATTTGTTGATTTCCTTGTTTATCTCCTTTATCTGGCCAAGAAGTTAGAGAAGGGAATAGGCTGCTTAGAACGGCAAATGGGACCTTCACGTCTACTGAATTATAATCAAGAGTGATGTCTCTTATGTTAGACTGCAGACCGAGTGacttttaacttttaagaaaaggACTAGGCTGAGTCAGAAAGCTAGGTTTTACTCAGCCACAGAGATTAAATAATGATCACAATTTAGGATTACTGAGGTAAACAGTAGTTATGAGTATGGAGTTTAGCATCCAGGTTGACATCTGGCTCTACCACTttttagttgtgtgaccttaacTTCCTTCTGCCTCACTTTCCAAACTGGTAGAATGGGAATAGAGTGCCTACCTCACACAGAGGCtgatatgaggattaaataaattaatagacaAAAAAGGTAAGTAAAACAGTATctaacataaaaattttttatttgactgAACCTAGGCATTCAATGAAATACTAATTGTGAatccttgtctttttaaaaaaatagttctcttccatataaaaataatttagttaaaaaaaagtatgctaCCTGGAAAGCTTGATTCTGACTCAGAAGTCACAGCTCAGGTACTACCATCCACCTGGTAGCAGCTTCCCCCAAAGTACTGGTTAACTATAATAGCTATGAGGAAATCATGGATTCTATAGGGCTAGCTTGTTAAAGTCCAAACTTGTAAAATGATACACATAAAGGCAGTTACATAAGGCATGAGAGCTATACAGAAGAGAAACTTTTACATAGCAGCTTACATTTTTGGTAAATTCTGTGGTTGCctccataagtttcttttcttgaTCTGTAAACTAAACGATATGGTTTatcaagaggttaaaaaaaaagaagactaaaaggaattaaaaaggaGTAAGTGcaaaaaagtacatttaaaagcACATTACCATATCTGTTACTCTGCTCCTTTCTAGGTTGATATCCAGTTTATTATCTGCTCTGATTCGACTGGTttcattctttaaagaaaataaaaatattaaaaaagtgaTCTTGTAATGAATATTTGTTCTGAAATTAATGAACTATTCTGAAGTGGGGAAAAAAGTTTCACTTACTATCAGTTGTTGCTTAACTTGTTCTAattcaattttcattttctaggtATAAAGAAAGATCACACACAATTGGTGTTAAACCAAAAGTCCATAttatgatttattaaaaaaaatctatcaggGGCCTGCATAAGCAAAAACCCTGCATAAGCAAAAGTTGGACATTCTGTGGATTTCTAATACATTATCTGAttaagaataaagacaaaaaaagaactaatagTTCATCAAAAGAACTAATAGTTCATCGTATTCAGAAAATAATTAGGAACATAACATTAGACAATGTATTTATGTTTCAATGTGGTAGTCCCCCCTGATCCACTggggatatgttccaagaccccaAGTGGATGAAACCTCGAATAGTACTGAACCCTATACGTACTATGTTTTTTCTTATACTAATGGGTGGGTAGCATATACAGTGTGGATACACTGGACAAAGAGATGATTCATGTCCTGGGGGGAATGGAGTGGGACGGTGaaagatttcatcatgctactcagaacagTGTGACATAAacatatgaattgtttatttctggaattttccacttaatattttcagacttcaGTTGACCACAAGTAACTAAAACTGTGGAAAGCAAATATGCAGATAAGGGGGGACCTACtgtattctatttaaaaaaaaaaagattgatattctaaattttaaaatattttaagctagTGGGTAACAACAAAGTTCTGACTGAATTacagaaacatttttctcttaagtgacaaaataattattacagaaccaaaaaaatggaaaatgccaCATTACTATCAGTTCTGAGAACATTATTCTGAACTACActagaaatttaataaaatatatgtagctcaaagatttcctcttttatgtgaCCTGTATAAGATACAAGTGTTATTCTTCAGTATGCAAGAAACTATGATGTATACATAGATTAGGTATGGTTAAACATGTATACTTTTATCTAAAAACTtgctaataattatttaataaccaCATGAAATTGTTTTAGGGTCCTATTCTTCACCAAGTAGGATACTTATGAAATCAgttattttaatagtaataaaTTGAGACTTGTATCACCTGGTTCTCTGCTCGCAGATTTGCAAATTCACTTTTCTCTAGGATGACCATGTCTTTCCTGATGGAGTCCAAATGAGCCATTAACTGTTGTACTGTTATTtcctaaaatgcaaaattaaaataaccTAGTGATGCCATCCCCTTGCATGGAATTGttcatgaaactttaaaaaaattattgtcttGCTACAAGGTATAATGTTGCTTGgctaagtaaaaaacaaaacatgtgaaACCTATATATCtgaaatatcaaaatgaaaacaagtaggagattcaaggaagaaaaagtaTTTCCCCGTGAAGAGAAACAAATGTCTAGGTCTTTTCAATGAAAGAATCCCAATTAAATGCTTACTTAACCTCCAAGAGTTCCTCAGCaaatactctttttttgtttatttatttttaaaatatctcatgggaaagtttttatctttcattgctttgctttttttttttttttaatttttattttttggctgcatggcatgcgggatcttggttcccgatcagggatcgaacctgcaccccaggcagtggaagcacagagtcttaaccactggaccgccagggaagttgaTTTTGAAGGATCTTCTGCCATCAGAAATTTCTAGGATACTGAATAAGACTTAGAAGTCAGGTAATAAAATAGAAGTATGGTTTAAATAATTGTCAGTATAACATAGTTTGGTTTAAATTCCTGAGTATCTTTCCTATATTTGGCACTACAAAGAATTTGTGAAAGAAAAGGTGGTCCctgatagattctttttttttaagtttttagttAACACCTCCGTCACCACacaagttctttctttctttttttaaaatttattttatttatttttggctgtgttgggtcttcattgctgcgtgtgggctttctctagttgcagcgagcgggggctaccctttgttgtggtgcatgggcttctcattgcagtggcttctcttgttgtggagcacgggctctaggtgagcaggcttcaggagttgtggtgcacgggcttcaggagttagcgggctctagagtgcaggctcagtagttgtggtgcatgggcttagttgctccgtggcatgtgggatcttcccagaccagggatcgaacctgggtcccctgcattggcaggcggattcttaaccactgcaccaccagggaagccctatctgatAGACTTATAAACTTTTACTTTGCTAGGGAGGGACATTTTTGTAGAAATGATTTAAAGCAGTCTTACAAGGAAAATATAACTTTCACCACTAAACTTCTCAAAATCGTGTAGCTTGctgactcatctttttttttaatccctttttaatcaaaagaaaaagtagatgaaGGTGTAACCTTGAAAAAGACCGTCTATAACAGGGtttataaacaaaacagaaaaccccAAACAAGAACAGAATGCCTAGTGGAACCCCCATTTTGTCATAGTTTGTGGCTAGGAGTACACTGTTGGGGTTACAGTGCTCCACTGACCACAGTATGGGTGAGAAAGGCTATTTCAAAACTGCCTTGACGTTTGGAAAACAGAGGCTACAGTAGTTCCAGATGCATGGCTACGGAATGACTCAGTCCTCAAAGGGTCTGGAATGCACACATCTTCTCCAAAAACAGCTCTCAGATGGCACAGCCACATAGACTGGAGGTTAAAAATGTGAGttctggagtcaggctgcctgggtttgaatccaaacGCTGCCATTTACTATGAGCCTCTGGGCATGTTATTTAGCTTCCCTCCTCTTTgctgaaatgggaataataactaCCTATACCTTATAGAgttgctttgaggattaaatgatataatgcatgtaaaatgcttacAGTAATACTTGGTGCACAGTTAGCATTCGATGAATGTGATGAGACAGGTGTCTAATGGCTGAAGCAGGACAGTGTGACTCCAATGTTTTGATGTGGAGGgagttttgctttaaatattattcctatcataaaattaaaaagtattttttactgTGTACAATAGACATCCCTGACTCTAATGCCTTCCCTAACCCTCATCTATATTACTGGGGAGGaggttcattttcttttatgcAGTTCTGCTTGAAATATTCATGAGAATTACCTCAGAAGTCATACAGAAGTGGCCTCTAGGGGTTGTCGGTCTTGTTCCCCCAAAATATCATTATGAAGGGGTTCTAAGACATTAactataatattatttttgtttaagtctttaataaaatgttattttattaccAGAACTACATAGAGAAGAGTAGAAAATGTAACTACATACTTCTTACAGACTCTGAACTTGAGAATAAGGAATTACTGTACTGTGACTCTAAACTCTTTCTATCTCCCTTTCCGCCTTTAAATAGTTTGGGACTCAAAAAGCCTATAAGATAGCGCGTATGTCCATCTTCAAAAACTTTAAGTGGAAAAATATAATCCAGTCAAATCTATTAAAAGTGTGATCATTGTAACGACTGTGGAGCCACCAGAGAATGTGAATGTTATTCAGACTATAAGCAAGTTCAGAATATAACCGAATTCTCAGACTGAGCACACTTGACTTAGCATGGCTGTTTCTGAAGTGATCAAGTATGAAGCTTGTTTGCCTCACAGCCTATGGCTCAAGGATGGAATGGGATTTTGATTTCATACACCAgtaataaaaaacccaaaagttcAGTAGTAGTGTTCCTACATCCAATCctacattttaaatgtaagatTAAATGGCCCTGGCAGCATAAAAATTCCTCAAACAACAGTTTTAATTCACTGCTTATATTACAGAGAAACTTAAAAATCTGATTTAAGAGTACcattagcgggcttccctggtggcgcagtggttgagggtctgcctgccaatgcaggggacacgggttcgagccctggtctgggaggatcccacgtgccgcggagcgattgggcccgtgggccacaattactgagcctgcgcgtctggagcctgtgctccgcaacgagagaggc
It encodes:
- the CCDC90B gene encoding coiled-coil domain-containing protein 90B, mitochondrial isoform X3; this encodes MHWFRTWKLMEITVQQLMAHLDSIRKDMVILEKSEFANLRAENQKMKIELEQVKQQLINETSRIRADNKLDINLERSRVTDMFTDQEKKLMEATTEFTKNDTKTRGIISETGNKIDTEIASLKTLMESNKLETIRYLAASVFTCLAIALGFYRLWK
- the CCDC90B gene encoding coiled-coil domain-containing protein 90B, mitochondrial isoform X1; this encodes MWGRWFGRLLRSEGSGGRWVSAPRGRFSPALRRDFFTTTTKEGYDMRRVDITPLEQRKLTFDTHALVQDLETHGFDKAQAETIVSALTILSNVSLDTIYKEMVTQAQQEITVQQLMAHLDSIRKDMVILEKSEFANLRAENQKMKIELEQVKQQLINETSRIRADNKLDINLERSRVTDMFTDQEKKLMEATTEFTKNDTKTRGIISETGNKIDTEIASLKTLMESNKLETIRYLAASVFTCLAIALGFYRLWK